In a single window of the Pseudobacteroides sp. genome:
- a CDS encoding S-layer homology domain-containing protein, which translates to MMCNNKSFKYIIKPGVLIIFAMWIFILGNNTTYAAFGVRAVVSAMNPDTEINLDWDLVNGAMYYKVFRNSGAEDVLIKTVDVNSDRYFTSFSDAVTDGANLVPETSYTYTVRAYSDQEMLNEIAAASATITTSQMLKPSNIASSYDINSNQITLKWKNNSKALAGSSVKRVGGAGTLSSVAGGVSTCTFNDPDMVKNQENQYTVVSTDSNGHTSQEGDAASIIPIDPPVITASVNNGTVLISWGGYGYIQNFELQRSRYTSSWDAWQTLSIQLTPGITSTNDVLPAAGVYRYRLAAKSISQYTGYSNISQSIVKPAAPKDLTGQFSSNTSVSLSWTNDVGNDSLLKIEKRVGSGSYAEIAMLPKDSASYTDTFSVDLNQDYYYRIIAFDSDNNKDVGSEYRITAALPSAPMSLSLYTLSDTRINLSWTDTSANETGFIIERKTGTGGFVQLGTTAANSTTYEDNAVSSSNTYTYRVWANNHLGKSVLASNEVSVAPNSVKAPNFLEAAVMSSTAVRLTWTYAASNSYTTVIERKAGASGSWVRLYDAAPNILSYSDSTVQPNTRYFYRIRAKTGQYVYSNAYPADDTGKEAYTVFSPLNLSLVNSSRIDLAWTDFVSGEVGFAVERKIDSGSFEQISVVEANKASYTDFTVTNGHVYTYRILLMNSATNLTIYTNEVSTTINTIIRPLSLDVDVISPSQINLSWSLSAPGSHKTVIERKTWDTGTWEEIGTVEGKLSYENTNLNSNTQYFYRVKVYYSSNVYSQAYPNDDAGIGKYTRIISPSNLIGTAISSTQINLSWYTNSSDAYFVIERRTKNGSYYEAGKTGVNATSWSDINLIPNLKYTYRIKAKTLYNESAYSEEVSLMCTNLAAPSGLMAQAAGQEGIYISWVDNTLNETGFEIWRLVDGMSEWELLVALEANSRIFSDTGLIEGKKYTYMVRAYLGSDGIYSPYSATASAIASIPAAPDNFTYSAVSSSSVKLTWRDNSNNESGFKVERKDNSTGNWTEIAALQQNVTSHTVSGLNSSTSYTYRIKAFNTTNNSFSYSTELTVSLRKPEVPSGIVLSSLSSAEIRIAWSDNSISETGFAIERKKNGGEFAEIVKVPANTVSYIDKGLSPNQQYFYRVRAYNGSGYSSYSDSKSVSTKKSAGYKDLSSVSWAKSAIESLSGRGIIKGKTSNQFYPNDKITRAEFVVILMRIFKPDEMVAGSFADVNGRHWFYKEVLTAKSLGIISGSSNNYFYPNRPITREDAAVMIARTLMAVDKPAAGSKTDVLKGFKDLSKVSSYALPSIASLYSEKIITGKEPDVLAPKANTTRAEAAVLLSRIVDR; encoded by the coding sequence ATGATGTGTAATAATAAATCTTTTAAATATATTATAAAACCGGGAGTACTAATTATATTTGCCATGTGGATTTTCATTCTGGGTAATAATACAACTTATGCAGCCTTTGGAGTAAGGGCGGTTGTATCTGCAATGAATCCGGATACAGAGATTAACCTGGATTGGGATTTGGTCAATGGAGCCATGTATTATAAAGTATTCAGGAACAGTGGGGCTGAGGATGTTTTAATTAAAACCGTTGATGTAAATAGCGACAGGTATTTTACCAGCTTTTCGGATGCGGTAACTGATGGAGCAAATCTTGTTCCTGAAACCTCATATACTTACACGGTTAGAGCATATTCAGATCAGGAAATGCTTAACGAGATAGCAGCAGCTTCTGCCACAATTACAACAAGCCAAATGCTAAAGCCTTCCAATATCGCTTCAAGCTATGATATCAACTCAAATCAGATAACTCTTAAATGGAAGAACAATTCCAAAGCTCTCGCCGGAAGCAGTGTTAAACGGGTTGGAGGGGCCGGCACCCTTTCATCAGTCGCAGGAGGTGTAAGTACCTGCACCTTTAATGATCCTGATATGGTTAAAAATCAGGAGAATCAGTATACCGTAGTTTCAACGGATTCAAACGGGCACACCTCCCAAGAGGGGGATGCTGCAAGTATTATTCCTATTGATCCGCCTGTTATAACAGCCTCTGTAAATAATGGAACAGTGCTTATATCATGGGGAGGCTATGGCTATATACAAAATTTTGAGTTGCAAAGGTCAAGGTATACATCATCCTGGGATGCCTGGCAGACTCTTTCCATACAACTTACACCAGGAATTACATCTACAAACGATGTGCTTCCGGCAGCAGGTGTTTACAGATACAGACTGGCGGCAAAAAGCATAAGCCAATATACAGGATATAGCAATATATCCCAGTCTATTGTAAAACCTGCGGCACCGAAAGACCTTACGGGACAGTTTTCCAGCAATACCAGTGTCAGCTTAAGTTGGACAAATGATGTTGGAAATGACTCGCTGCTAAAGATTGAAAAAAGGGTGGGAAGCGGGAGCTATGCAGAAATTGCAATGCTTCCAAAGGATTCAGCATCTTATACCGATACATTTAGTGTTGATCTGAATCAAGATTACTATTATAGAATTATAGCATTCGATTCTGATAATAATAAAGACGTGGGCAGTGAGTATCGCATAACTGCCGCTCTACCGTCAGCACCTATGTCTCTTTCGTTGTATACCTTATCAGATACCCGGATTAATCTTAGCTGGACCGACACATCGGCAAATGAAACAGGATTTATAATTGAAAGGAAAACAGGAACCGGGGGCTTTGTGCAATTGGGTACGACAGCTGCCAATTCTACAACATATGAGGATAATGCCGTATCTAGCAGCAATACCTACACATACAGGGTATGGGCTAACAATCATTTGGGAAAGTCTGTTTTGGCGTCAAACGAGGTTTCAGTTGCACCAAACTCAGTAAAGGCACCGAATTTTCTGGAAGCGGCTGTAATGTCCTCAACTGCAGTAAGGCTCACATGGACCTATGCAGCTTCCAATAGCTATACCACTGTTATAGAGAGAAAGGCAGGGGCATCGGGTTCATGGGTAAGGTTATATGATGCAGCTCCCAATATTTTAAGTTATAGTGACAGCACAGTACAGCCAAACACTCGCTATTTTTACAGGATTAGGGCAAAAACAGGGCAATATGTTTATTCAAATGCATATCCTGCTGATGATACGGGAAAAGAGGCTTATACGGTGTTTTCTCCCCTAAATCTGAGCCTTGTAAACTCCTCTAGGATAGATCTTGCCTGGACTGATTTTGTCTCAGGCGAAGTGGGGTTTGCTGTAGAGCGGAAGATTGATTCCGGGAGCTTTGAGCAGATAAGTGTTGTTGAAGCCAATAAGGCAAGTTATACGGACTTTACTGTTACAAACGGGCATGTTTATACTTATAGGATACTTCTAATGAATTCCGCGACAAATCTTACGATCTACACCAATGAGGTTTCCACTACTATAAATACTATTATCAGGCCCCTTTCGCTGGATGTTGACGTGATTTCCCCTTCTCAAATTAACCTTTCATGGTCTCTTTCTGCTCCCGGCAGCCACAAAACCGTCATAGAGAGGAAGACATGGGATACAGGTACGTGGGAGGAAATCGGAACTGTTGAAGGTAAATTGAGTTATGAAAACACCAATTTAAACAGCAACACCCAGTATTTTTACAGGGTGAAGGTTTATTATTCCTCTAATGTTTATTCCCAAGCCTATCCAAATGATGATGCCGGTATCGGTAAATACACCAGAATTATTTCACCGTCAAACCTGATTGGGACTGCGATTTCATCCACTCAGATAAATCTCTCTTGGTATACAAATTCAAGTGATGCTTATTTTGTCATTGAAAGAAGAACTAAGAATGGAAGCTACTATGAGGCTGGAAAGACAGGGGTGAATGCAACATCATGGTCAGATATCAACCTTATTCCCAATTTAAAGTACACATACAGGATAAAGGCAAAAACATTGTATAATGAGTCGGCTTATTCGGAGGAAGTATCATTAATGTGTACCAATCTGGCTGCACCTTCAGGGCTTATGGCTCAGGCTGCAGGTCAGGAGGGGATCTATATAAGCTGGGTTGACAATACCTTAAATGAAACGGGATTTGAAATTTGGAGGCTTGTTGACGGAATGTCCGAGTGGGAACTTCTTGTAGCACTGGAAGCCAACTCAAGGATATTTAGCGACACTGGCCTAATAGAAGGGAAAAAGTATACATATATGGTAAGGGCATATCTTGGATCTGATGGTATATATTCACCCTACTCAGCCACGGCGTCTGCAATAGCAAGTATACCGGCAGCCCCCGACAATTTTACATATTCGGCTGTAAGTTCTTCCTCTGTTAAGCTTACATGGAGGGACAACTCAAACAATGAGAGCGGCTTTAAGGTGGAAAGGAAGGATAACTCTACAGGAAACTGGACCGAAATCGCAGCTCTTCAGCAAAATGTAACCAGCCACACTGTAAGCGGCTTAAACAGCAGTACATCATATACCTACAGAATTAAGGCCTTTAACACAACTAACAACAGCTTCTCATACAGTACAGAGCTTACAGTATCTTTAAGAAAGCCGGAGGTGCCTTCAGGTATTGTGCTTTCATCACTTTCATCAGCGGAAATAAGGATTGCCTGGAGTGATAACTCCATTTCCGAAACAGGTTTTGCAATTGAAAGGAAGAAAAACGGCGGTGAGTTTGCAGAAATAGTTAAAGTGCCTGCAAATACTGTCAGTTATATTGATAAAGGACTAAGCCCTAACCAGCAATATTTTTACAGGGTGAGGGCATATAACGGAAGTGGATACAGCAGTTACAGTGATTCCAAATCCGTATCCACCAAAAAAAGTGCCGGATACAAGGATCTGAGCAGTGTAAGCTGGGCCAAGTCGGCAATAGAAAGTCTTTCGGGAAGGGGCATAATAAAGGGGAAGACCAGTAACCAGTTCTATCCCAATGACAAAATAACTAGGGCAGAATTTGTTGTAATTCTGATGAGGATATTTAAGCCTGATGAGATGGTTGCAGGATCATTTGCCGATGTAAACGGAAGACACTGGTTTTATAAGGAAGTGCTGACTGCAAAGAGTCTTGGAATAATATCCGGAAGCTCAAACAACTACTTTTATCCCAATAGGCCAATAACAAGAGAGGATGCTGCTGTAATGATTGCAAGAACTCTTATGGCTGTGGATAAACCTGCAGCAGGCAGCAAGACCGACGTTCTGAAGGGGTTTAAAGATTTATCCAAAGTTTCGTCCTACGCATTGCCAAGCATTGCCTCTCTATATAGTGAAAAAATAATTACAGGCAAGGAACCTGATGTTTTGGCACCGAAGGCTAATACCACACGGGCAGAGGCTGCTGTGCTTCTTAGCAGGATTGTGGATAGATAG
- a CDS encoding ATP-binding protein: MCKLQSSDIFKPGTFPEYTYISRLSSELNYSYEIRLQQALNTSGYLTSIIGPSKTGKTVLCEKVIGQDKIVSLTGNDFKNSNDFWSVVAKRAEIALEGEQTEMDTYESHNQINNTIRRSVTFKEKYLSSKEAIINYFKGNNLVLVLDDFHYAPTELQFDIAYQLKDAIRKEFKVVIISLPHRADDAIRKNPDLSGRLSLINIEPWQTHELREIAITGFNKLNIDISDAFAERLAVESLTSPQLMQSICLSLSTIQNIDLDSNIKSIEDESIIDNSCKFNALNLNYKDVIKKLKEGPSTRGQQRKTYEIMNGQKVDIYSFILRAIAENPPIISIHLEELKNRVDKLINSTVNRIDKNKIRDSLGKLQDIVNDSEPIYQVFEWKDNQIYVLDPLFLFYLRWGKY, encoded by the coding sequence ATGTGTAAGCTTCAGTCAAGTGACATTTTTAAACCAGGTACATTTCCGGAATATACATATATATCCAGATTGTCTTCAGAACTAAACTATAGCTATGAAATTAGACTACAACAAGCATTAAATACATCAGGTTATTTAACATCAATTATAGGACCTTCTAAAACTGGTAAGACTGTCTTATGTGAAAAAGTTATTGGTCAAGACAAAATTGTATCATTGACAGGAAATGACTTTAAGAATTCAAATGATTTTTGGAGTGTAGTAGCGAAAAGAGCAGAGATAGCACTTGAGGGTGAACAGACAGAAATGGACACTTACGAATCTCATAACCAAATAAATAATACTATAAGAAGGTCAGTAACCTTTAAGGAAAAGTATTTATCGAGCAAGGAAGCGATAATAAATTATTTTAAAGGGAATAATTTAGTCTTAGTGCTAGATGATTTTCATTATGCACCGACAGAATTACAATTTGACATAGCATATCAATTAAAAGATGCTATAAGAAAAGAATTTAAAGTTGTAATCATATCCTTACCTCATAGAGCTGATGATGCCATTAGAAAAAATCCCGATTTAAGTGGAAGACTAAGTTTAATTAATATAGAACCTTGGCAGACACACGAGCTTAGGGAAATTGCAATTACAGGATTTAATAAGCTTAATATAGACATATCGGATGCTTTTGCAGAAAGGCTGGCAGTAGAAAGTCTTACATCGCCACAATTAATGCAATCTATATGTTTAAGCTTATCAACGATTCAAAATATAGACTTAGATAGTAATATAAAGTCAATAGAGGATGAGTCGATAATAGATAATAGCTGTAAATTTAATGCACTTAACCTAAACTACAAGGATGTAATTAAAAAATTAAAAGAGGGGCCGTCAACAAGAGGGCAGCAAAGGAAGACTTATGAGATAATGAATGGCCAAAAAGTCGACATTTATAGTTTTATATTAAGAGCAATAGCTGAAAACCCGCCAATAATCAGTATTCACCTTGAAGAATTAAAAAATAGAGTAGATAAATTAATTAATAGCACAGTTAATAGAATAGACAAGAATAAAATAAGAGATTCATTGGGAAAACTCCAAGACATTGTAAATGATAGTGAGCCAATATATCAAGTCTTCGAGTGGAAGGATAATCAGATTTATGTCCTTGACCCATTGTTTTTATTCTACTTAAGGTGGGGAAAATATTAA
- a CDS encoding glycoside hydrolase family 43 protein yields the protein MNISKRVIVAVLLSMLAISVSSCSNNSNTPATTATVNEAENTDQVQTQQQKVLEPNKPLFTDIFFADPSAHVFNDKLYIYPSHDIDSGIQPDNDGSQYAMEDYHVLSISDFNSACADNGEALHLKDVPWAKRQMWAPDAAYKNNTYYLYFPAKDKEDIFRIGVATSTSPTGPFKAEKDYIKGSFSMDPAVFSDTDNKSYIYFGGIWGGQLERWKSGKYDINAKAPSGSEPALGPVIAELSDDMLSFKDTPQEIAIVDESGTPLLASDEDRRFFEGAWVHKYNDNYYLSYSTGTTHYIVYAMSKNPKGPFTYKGRILNPVKGWTTHHSIVEFKGKWYLFYHDASLSGVDHKRSVMYTELMYNSDGTIKPIN from the coding sequence ATGAATATTTCAAAGAGAGTAATTGTAGCTGTTTTGTTATCAATGTTAGCAATTTCTGTAAGTTCCTGCTCAAATAATTCCAACACCCCTGCCACTACTGCAACTGTAAATGAAGCAGAGAATACTGACCAGGTGCAAACTCAACAACAAAAAGTCCTTGAACCAAACAAACCTTTATTCACAGACATCTTCTTTGCCGATCCTTCTGCACATGTATTCAATGATAAGCTTTATATCTACCCGTCCCATGACATCGATAGCGGTATACAGCCGGATAACGACGGCAGCCAGTATGCAATGGAGGATTATCATGTTCTTTCAATAAGCGATTTTAACTCTGCTTGTGCAGATAATGGTGAGGCTCTGCATTTAAAAGATGTTCCATGGGCTAAAAGGCAAATGTGGGCTCCTGATGCCGCTTATAAAAACAATACATACTACTTGTATTTCCCTGCAAAAGACAAGGAAGATATTTTTAGAATCGGGGTTGCTACAAGTACCAGCCCAACCGGCCCATTCAAAGCTGAGAAAGATTATATCAAGGGAAGCTTTAGCATGGACCCTGCAGTATTTTCAGACACCGACAATAAATCGTACATTTATTTTGGCGGTATATGGGGCGGTCAGTTGGAAAGATGGAAGTCAGGCAAATATGATATAAATGCGAAAGCACCTTCAGGATCGGAACCTGCACTTGGACCGGTGATAGCTGAACTAAGCGATGATATGCTGTCCTTTAAAGATACCCCACAGGAGATTGCAATAGTCGACGAGAGCGGAACCCCCCTACTTGCAAGCGATGAAGACAGAAGATTTTTTGAAGGTGCATGGGTTCATAAATATAACGACAATTATTATCTCTCATATTCAACGGGGACAACACATTATATTGTCTATGCTATGAGCAAGAATCCCAAAGGGCCATTTACCTATAAGGGCAGAATACTTAACCCTGTAAAGGGTTGGACCACACACCATTCTATTGTTGAATTTAAAGGTAAATGGTATTTGTTTTATCATGATGCTTCTTTATCAGGTGTTGATCACAAGAGGTCTGTTATGTATACAGAATTAATGTATAACAGTGATGGTACAATAAAGCCGATAAATTAG
- a CDS encoding M6 family metalloprotease domain-containing protein: MFKHVRKAVFSAALILGAILLGSSTASAAPYSGEVFSLIQPDNSFVTVKVFGDEFYQRVESLDGYTLIRDPKTNWICYANLNSEGSEFVSTGVVYKNSEKRSSSSNADLKKGLDISKESTLRKIANAKKEKKWDQMLQDSFEAAKKSTKKGSGILNFSSVSSARSLAPTADPTRNVTGLTLLINFPDQESNFSHQEISDMINKEGYNSYNNNGSVHDYFEYFSQGKLNYVNIVPAFYTAKHPKTYYDDATSGKTSELIVEALDALKAQGFDFSRLTVDPEGTDTTGTVTAFNVLYAGNPSWGWSKGLWPHASSIQEYNVNGVKLSRYQISNIGNDLGIGTFVHENGHMLCGWPDTYDYGGESSGTADFDLMSSGHGKNPQPPNPYFRSIRSGWGTPIELDSFADGAIVDVPQNSLSPYIIKNYDTNEFFMIESIKKEGYRTYMPGEGLLIWHIDEKGNNNLENMTPSKHYMVSVEQADGKYDLEKGLGSDQYDFFKSGNNTSFGPNTKPDSKWWNGNYNQTISLTNINTTGTQFTYNRALSQDITEGGTASSNNAFDNSIQTQASVTSPAGVIQYGFNAASYVVTSYSITASADLAEMDPKSWSLEGSNDNTTWEAVDAKNGISFLKRAETKYFTINNTNAYKYYRFKMTSNSGNTVKISEIQMFGYKFDQQKVFASGDNTASGEGMDKAFDGNPETKWLTFANTGWITYNFQKPTKVTNYSLTSANDYNVRDPKNWELLASNDNINWVVLDTRNNQTFNNRLAKKLYSVENDASYVFYKLNILGNNSGNEIQLGEFDLCVVSAGGENQPNEGKEKAFDGLTNTKWLTFKSTDVITIKYLNPFVMSSYALTSANDFSGRNPKDWILYGSNDNNEWVELDRKSGEIFTDYFQRKVYNTTNTAPYMYYKLDITKNNGDGIIQLAEIEYLQEATTPPVEERLQVDFYNGNRSSSTNNCSMNYKITNTSTAPINLSDVKVRYYYTIDSMDSQIFYCDWSNKGSQYVMGSFFQTDNTSGKADYYVEVGFKTGAGVLSPGESVLLSTRMSKAYWSDYNQTNDYSFNSTATTYEIWAKTPAYISGSIAWGVEP; encoded by the coding sequence ATGTTTAAACACGTAAGAAAAGCAGTATTTTCCGCAGCACTTATTTTGGGAGCCATTTTACTAGGTTCATCAACAGCATCTGCTGCACCGTACTCGGGTGAGGTATTTAGCCTAATACAGCCTGATAATTCATTCGTTACGGTTAAAGTATTCGGAGATGAATTCTATCAGAGGGTCGAAAGCCTTGACGGTTACACTCTCATCCGTGACCCTAAGACAAATTGGATTTGTTATGCAAATCTCAATAGCGAAGGAAGTGAGTTTGTTTCTACAGGAGTAGTATATAAAAACTCAGAAAAAAGATCTTCCTCTTCTAATGCTGATTTGAAAAAGGGGTTGGATATTTCTAAGGAATCTACACTTAGAAAAATAGCCAATGCAAAAAAAGAAAAAAAATGGGACCAAATGCTTCAGGATTCTTTTGAAGCTGCAAAGAAAAGTACAAAAAAAGGTTCAGGTATTCTTAATTTCTCATCTGTTTCATCAGCTAGGAGCTTGGCACCAACAGCAGATCCCACCCGAAACGTAACAGGCTTGACGCTGTTAATCAATTTTCCAGATCAGGAATCAAATTTCAGTCACCAGGAAATATCCGACATGATAAACAAGGAAGGATATAACAGTTATAATAATAACGGCTCTGTACATGACTATTTTGAGTATTTTTCACAGGGAAAACTGAATTACGTAAATATCGTGCCTGCATTTTATACTGCAAAACATCCTAAAACATATTATGACGATGCAACTAGCGGAAAAACAAGCGAGCTTATTGTCGAAGCCCTTGATGCTTTAAAAGCTCAGGGATTTGATTTTTCCAGACTTACTGTAGACCCTGAGGGAACAGATACAACGGGTACGGTAACAGCCTTCAACGTCCTGTATGCAGGTAATCCCTCTTGGGGATGGTCTAAAGGTCTTTGGCCTCATGCCAGCAGCATTCAGGAATACAATGTTAATGGAGTAAAACTCTCAAGATATCAGATAAGCAATATTGGAAATGATCTTGGCATAGGAACCTTTGTACACGAGAATGGACACATGCTTTGCGGGTGGCCCGACACTTATGATTATGGAGGTGAATCCAGCGGTACCGCCGACTTTGACCTGATGTCAAGCGGCCACGGCAAAAATCCCCAGCCCCCAAATCCATATTTCCGTTCCATACGCTCCGGTTGGGGTACTCCTATTGAATTGGACTCATTTGCTGACGGTGCTATAGTTGATGTTCCTCAGAATTCACTTAGTCCATACATCATAAAAAACTATGATACGAATGAGTTTTTCATGATTGAGAGTATTAAGAAAGAAGGCTACAGGACATATATGCCGGGAGAAGGGCTGCTTATATGGCATATAGACGAAAAAGGAAACAACAATCTTGAGAATATGACTCCAAGCAAGCATTACATGGTTTCTGTGGAGCAGGCTGACGGAAAATATGATCTTGAAAAGGGCCTGGGAAGCGACCAATATGACTTTTTTAAGTCAGGTAATAATACCAGCTTTGGTCCAAATACAAAACCCGATTCCAAGTGGTGGAATGGAAATTACAACCAAACCATAAGCCTTACAAATATTAATACTACAGGTACCCAATTTACATATAACAGAGCTTTGTCCCAGGATATCACCGAGGGTGGTACAGCTTCCAGCAACAATGCATTTGATAACAGCATTCAAACTCAAGCCAGTGTAACTTCTCCAGCAGGAGTAATTCAATATGGCTTTAATGCTGCATCTTATGTAGTAACAAGTTACTCAATAACAGCTTCCGCTGATTTGGCTGAAATGGACCCAAAAAGCTGGTCTTTAGAAGGCTCAAACGACAATACAACCTGGGAGGCTGTAGATGCTAAAAACGGTATTTCCTTCTTAAAGAGAGCGGAAACCAAGTATTTTACCATTAATAATACAAATGCCTACAAATATTACAGATTTAAAATGACCAGCAATAGCGGTAATACCGTTAAAATCTCTGAAATCCAAATGTTCGGTTATAAGTTTGATCAGCAAAAAGTATTCGCAAGCGGGGATAACACAGCGTCTGGTGAGGGAATGGACAAGGCCTTTGACGGTAATCCGGAGACCAAGTGGCTCACATTTGCCAATACCGGCTGGATAACTTACAATTTCCAGAAGCCTACAAAAGTTACTAACTATTCGCTAACATCCGCCAACGATTATAACGTCAGGGATCCAAAAAACTGGGAGCTTTTGGCGTCCAATGACAACATAAACTGGGTGGTGCTGGATACCAGAAACAACCAGACATTCAACAACCGACTTGCTAAAAAATTATATTCTGTAGAAAATGATGCAAGCTATGTTTTCTATAAGCTTAATATCCTTGGCAATAATTCGGGTAATGAGATCCAGCTTGGAGAATTTGATTTATGTGTGGTAAGTGCAGGCGGAGAAAATCAACCCAACGAAGGAAAAGAAAAAGCGTTTGACGGTTTGACGAATACAAAATGGTTAACTTTTAAAAGTACAGATGTAATAACTATAAAATATCTAAATCCTTTTGTTATGAGCAGTTATGCCTTGACATCAGCAAATGATTTTTCGGGAAGAAACCCAAAAGACTGGATTCTATACGGATCTAACGATAATAACGAATGGGTTGAGCTGGATAGAAAGAGTGGGGAAATTTTCACCGATTACTTCCAAAGGAAGGTGTATAATACAACAAACACTGCTCCATATATGTACTACAAGCTTGATATAACAAAAAATAACGGGGATGGAATTATACAGCTTGCAGAAATAGAATATTTGCAAGAGGCAACTACACCTCCTGTTGAAGAACGCTTACAGGTTGATTTCTATAATGGCAATAGATCATCCTCAACAAATAACTGCAGCATGAATTACAAAATAACAAATACCAGTACCGCACCAATAAATCTATCCGATGTAAAGGTAAGATACTATTACACTATTGATAGCATGGATTCTCAGATATTTTACTGTGACTGGTCTAATAAAGGATCACAATATGTTATGGGAAGCTTTTTCCAAACTGACAATACTTCAGGAAAGGCAGACTACTATGTGGAAGTAGGATTTAAAACAGGTGCAGGTGTCCTTTCTCCTGGAGAAAGCGTGCTGTTAAGCACCAGAATGTCCAAGGCTTATTGGAGTGATTACAATCAGACTAATGATTACTCCTTCAATAGTACCGCCACCACTTATGAAATATGGGCCAAGACTCCCGCCTATATCTCAGGAAGTATAGCCTGGGGAGTTGAGCCATAA
- a CDS encoding MFS transporter has protein sequence MKDYINQIIKLPNIVKFFLISELIMGFGMGIWNLNLNFFLSSKGMGSAEIGKIVSVGTFSTALFAIFSGYFCDRAGYKISMLTGCAIKILSMLITAAAASYSILYTGRVLNGLGDCLIMVCIYPYITSLVPEKSRNTAYTLLFSITMLSPFFGSIASGALFKHMNSYSGLIIISTLITGAAASLRLVLPGHLKGNPSTLKLYLPKRKFIIFYLLYEFLGYSSYFLAYSMLNLIFMDFISISYEFTGFILGLMKLTSGVAIFLVPIIAQRFNRLNVNTNVIILLSFLYFIMALTSGNVYLVLVIITEMMQCVMAGLIDGPVLAKVPIEEKGSFSGLRLLLINVGTSIGILASGWLIGYSHGYWVIYMAAGILSLAQLFIFVFGIKDEL, from the coding sequence ATGAAAGACTACATTAATCAAATTATAAAATTACCGAATATAGTTAAATTCTTTCTTATATCAGAGCTGATCATGGGCTTTGGTATGGGTATCTGGAATCTGAACTTAAACTTTTTTCTATCATCAAAGGGCATGGGGTCAGCGGAGATTGGCAAAATAGTTTCCGTTGGTACGTTTTCCACTGCCTTGTTTGCAATATTTAGCGGATACTTTTGCGATAGGGCAGGATACAAAATAAGCATGCTCACAGGGTGTGCCATAAAAATTTTATCCATGCTCATCACTGCTGCTGCGGCCTCATATTCTATTCTATACACAGGCAGGGTGCTAAACGGACTTGGTGATTGCCTCATAATGGTATGTATCTACCCCTACATAACATCTTTGGTGCCGGAAAAATCCAGAAACACAGCATATACTCTGCTCTTTTCTATTACAATGCTATCACCTTTTTTCGGAAGTATAGCTTCAGGAGCATTGTTTAAACATATGAACTCCTACAGTGGGTTAATAATTATCAGCACATTAATAACAGGTGCAGCAGCATCATTACGATTAGTTCTGCCAGGGCATTTAAAGGGAAACCCCTCCACTTTAAAATTGTACCTGCCTAAAAGAAAATTCATTATATTTTACCTTCTGTATGAATTTCTAGGATACAGCAGTTACTTTCTTGCATATTCCATGCTAAATCTTATATTCATGGACTTTATAAGTATTTCATACGAGTTTACCGGATTTATATTAGGCCTAATGAAACTGACATCAGGAGTTGCAATTTTTTTAGTACCGATTATTGCACAGAGGTTTAACAGATTAAATGTAAACACTAATGTTATTATACTTCTCAGCTTCCTATATTTTATCATGGCCTTAACTTCAGGCAATGTTTACCTTGTACTGGTAATCATTACCGAAATGATGCAGTGTGTAATGGCGGGCCTGATTGACGGTCCGGTCCTGGCTAAAGTACCGATTGAAGAAAAAGGCTCCTTCTCAGGATTAAGGCTCCTTCTTATAAACGTAGGCACAAGCATAGGAATTCTTGCCAGCGGATGGCTAATTGGTTACAGCCATGGGTATTGGGTTATTTATATGGCAGCAGGTATTCTTTCACTAGCCCAACTATTTATTTTTGTGTTTGGAATCAAGGATGAACTCTGA